The following coding sequences lie in one uncultured Mailhella sp. genomic window:
- the ccsA gene encoding cytochrome c biogenesis protein CcsA, with translation MLHSRTAILALLGGLALAACQWLIFVYAPEEQVMGMAQKIFYIHLPLAWWGLISFGLACVAGALYLKTRAPKYDLLSASAVELGMLFCTLTLITGSIWGRHSWGVWWTWDPRLTTALILWFIYAGCMALRSMPMPENRRAALCSVVAIAGFLDVPLVFLSARLWRSIHPAVFASQGGGLEPEMAVAVIACVAGFGVLWLALLLVRYRQMALGRRLDALMFERMMADSENEQL, from the coding sequence ATGCTTCATTCCCGCACCGCCATTCTCGCCCTCCTCGGCGGCCTTGCCCTCGCCGCGTGTCAGTGGCTCATTTTTGTGTACGCCCCTGAAGAACAGGTCATGGGCATGGCCCAGAAAATCTTCTACATTCATCTGCCGCTGGCCTGGTGGGGGCTCATCAGCTTCGGCCTTGCCTGCGTCGCGGGCGCGCTGTACCTGAAAACCCGCGCCCCGAAGTACGATCTGCTTTCCGCCTCCGCCGTGGAGCTGGGCATGCTCTTCTGCACGCTCACGCTCATTACGGGCTCCATCTGGGGGCGACACTCCTGGGGCGTGTGGTGGACGTGGGATCCGCGCCTGACCACGGCCCTCATCCTGTGGTTCATCTACGCGGGCTGCATGGCGCTGCGCTCCATGCCCATGCCGGAAAACCGCCGCGCGGCGCTGTGTTCCGTGGTGGCCATCGCCGGTTTTCTCGACGTGCCGCTGGTGTTTCTGTCGGCCAGACTGTGGCGATCCATTCATCCTGCGGTGTTCGCCTCACAGGGCGGCGGACTCGAACCCGAAATGGCCGTGGCCGTCATCGCATGCGTGGCGGGCTTCGGCGTGCTGTGGCTCGCCCTGCTGCTGGTGCGCTACCGGCAGATGGCGCTCGGCCGCAGGCTCGACGCCCTGATGTTTGAACGTATGATGGCCGATTCCGAAAACGAACAACTCTGA
- a CDS encoding tetratricopeptide repeat protein yields MTNSSRRIVLGALGLGIVVMFALSIAWRMGDHPLIRQRAAQSSAAADAPRSMMEQGADSPQGQAVMSLMQKMKDNPNDVDTLLEIARIFAEQGDNEGAKSMTERALVAAPSNARPPYIMGVLLSREGAWDEAARQLERSISLKDDAATRYSLAVIYRYHLKQESKARENYEIAARICEDPALASMIKAELDK; encoded by the coding sequence ATGACTAATTCCTCCCGCCGCATCGTTCTGGGAGCTCTCGGGCTCGGCATCGTGGTCATGTTCGCGCTCTCCATCGCCTGGCGCATGGGCGATCATCCGCTCATCCGTCAGCGTGCCGCGCAAAGTTCCGCCGCCGCGGACGCGCCGCGCAGCATGATGGAACAGGGTGCGGACTCCCCGCAGGGGCAGGCAGTGATGAGCCTCATGCAGAAAATGAAGGACAACCCCAACGACGTGGACACGCTGCTGGAAATCGCCCGCATCTTCGCCGAGCAGGGCGACAACGAAGGCGCCAAAAGCATGACGGAACGCGCGCTCGTCGCCGCGCCGTCGAACGCGAGACCGCCCTACATCATGGGCGTGCTTCTCTCCCGCGAAGGCGCATGGGATGAAGCCGCCAGGCAGCTTGAGCGCTCCATCAGCCTGAAGGACGACGCCGCCACCCGCTACAGTCTCGCCGTCATCTACCGCTACCACCTCAAGCAGGAAAGCAAGGCCCGCGAGAACTATGAAATTGCGGCCCGGATCTGCGAAGATCCGGCGCTGGCCTCCATGATCAAGGCGGAGCTCGACAAATGA
- a CDS encoding heme exporter protein CcmB — MLKCALALCGKDLKLVLSRGAGLMQALLLGLLLVFLFSLSLNAGDRLSPQAAAAMFWLASAFCQVLIFNMLYAVEETAQARLGLVLLPAPVQGVWLGKALAGLLLMAVAQCVFVPAVFVFLGQHLGSAWLFALMGIALGDVGMAASGSLLGALSVGRGGRESLLSIVLFPLLVPMLLAGVRLVSMGIDPDPMLDDALRWIGLAAAFDGLFLAAGLLLFPFVYSGDD, encoded by the coding sequence ATGCTGAAGTGCGCTCTCGCCCTCTGCGGCAAGGATCTGAAGCTCGTTCTTTCCCGCGGCGCAGGCCTCATGCAGGCTCTGCTGCTCGGCCTGCTGCTCGTGTTCCTGTTCAGCCTGTCGCTGAACGCCGGGGACAGACTCAGTCCGCAGGCGGCCGCCGCCATGTTCTGGCTGGCCTCGGCCTTCTGCCAGGTGCTCATCTTCAACATGCTCTACGCCGTGGAGGAAACCGCTCAGGCCAGACTCGGCCTCGTGCTGCTCCCCGCGCCCGTGCAGGGCGTGTGGCTCGGCAAGGCGCTTGCCGGGCTGCTGCTCATGGCCGTGGCGCAGTGCGTGTTCGTGCCCGCGGTGTTCGTCTTTCTCGGTCAGCATCTCGGCTCCGCCTGGCTCTTCGCGCTGATGGGCATCGCCCTCGGCGACGTGGGCATGGCGGCGTCCGGCTCCCTGCTCGGCGCGCTTTCCGTGGGGCGCGGCGGAAGAGAGTCGCTGCTGTCCATCGTGCTTTTTCCCCTGCTTGTGCCCATGCTGCTTGCCGGCGTGCGTCTTGTTTCCATGGGCATCGACCCCGACCCCATGCTCGACGACGCCCTGCGCTGGATCGGTCTTGCCGCCGCCTTCGACGGACTGTTTCTCGCCGCCGGGCTTCTTCTCTTTCCCTTCGTTTACAGCGGAGACGACTGA
- a CDS encoding CcmD family protein, giving the protein MTAVSWLMAANAALWIGLGLYTAFLAASQKRLERRLSQWEADHD; this is encoded by the coding sequence ATGACTGCGGTTTCCTGGCTTATGGCGGCAAACGCCGCGCTCTGGATAGGACTCGGGCTGTACACGGCCTTCCTTGCCGCCTCACAGAAGAGGCTTGAACGTCGTCTTTCCCAGTGGGAGGCCGACCATGACTAA